One segment of Enterobacter ludwigii DNA contains the following:
- the rluC gene encoding 23S rRNA pseudouridine(955/2504/2580) synthase RluC produces MKTETPAVKMVAIAEDDAGQRIDNFLRTQLKGVPKSMIYRILRKGEVRVNKKRVKPEYKLEAGDEVRIPPVRVAEREEEVVSPRLQKVAALSDVILYEDDHILVLNKPSGTAVHGGSGLSFGVIEGLRALRPEARFLELVHRLDRDTSGVLLVAKKRSALRSLHEQLREKGMQKDYLALVRGHWQSHVKAVQAPLLKNILQSGERIVRVNQEGKPSETRFKVEERYAFATLVRCSPVTGRTHQIRVHTQYAGHPIAFDDRYGDREFDKQLAGTGLSRLFLHAAALTFTHPNTGETIRIEAPLDEQLKRCLKVLRG; encoded by the coding sequence ATGAAAACAGAGACTCCAGCCGTAAAAATGGTTGCCATCGCGGAAGACGACGCGGGGCAACGTATCGATAACTTTTTGCGTACCCAACTCAAAGGCGTGCCAAAGAGCATGATTTACCGCATCCTGCGCAAGGGTGAAGTGCGGGTTAACAAAAAACGCGTGAAGCCTGAGTACAAACTCGAAGCCGGTGATGAAGTGCGTATCCCGCCGGTCCGTGTTGCGGAACGCGAAGAAGAGGTCGTTTCACCCAGGTTGCAGAAAGTGGCCGCCCTGAGTGACGTTATCCTTTATGAGGATGATCATATCCTGGTGCTGAATAAACCGTCAGGTACCGCTGTCCATGGCGGGAGTGGTCTCAGCTTTGGCGTGATTGAAGGCCTGCGTGCGCTGCGCCCTGAAGCCCGTTTCCTTGAACTGGTTCACCGTCTCGATCGCGATACCTCCGGCGTGCTACTGGTCGCAAAAAAACGTTCTGCCCTGCGTTCCCTGCATGAGCAGCTGCGTGAAAAAGGGATGCAGAAGGATTATCTGGCGCTGGTTCGCGGCCACTGGCAGTCCCACGTTAAGGCGGTGCAGGCACCTTTGCTGAAGAATATTTTGCAAAGCGGTGAGCGCATTGTCCGTGTGAATCAGGAAGGGAAGCCGTCTGAGACGCGTTTCAAAGTGGAAGAGCGCTATGCGTTCGCCACGCTGGTGCGCTGCAGCCCGGTAACCGGCCGTACCCACCAGATCCGCGTACATACGCAGTATGCCGGTCATCCGATCGCATTTGATGACCGCTATGGCGACAGGGAGTTTGATAAGCAACTGGCGGGCACCGGGTTGTCACGCCTGTTCCTTCATGCGGCGGCACTGACGTTCACTCACCCGAATACCGGCGAAACAATCCGCATTGAAGCCCCCCTTGATGAGCAGTTAAAACGCTGCCTGAAGGTGCTGCGCGGCTGA
- a CDS encoding Maf family protein, protein MPNLVLASTSPYRRMLLEKLGIPFECAAPEVDETPQPGESPRHLVTRLAKEKAQSLAARYPSHLIIGSDQVCVLDGVITGKPHTEANACQQLMQARGNIVTFYTGLALYNSASGHLQTECEPFDVHFRHLSEQEIADYVRRERPLNCAGSFKSEGLGIALFDKLDGRDPNTLVGLPLIALCQMLRREECNPLKM, encoded by the coding sequence ATGCCAAATCTCGTTCTTGCCTCCACCTCACCCTACCGCCGAATGTTGCTGGAAAAGCTCGGGATCCCGTTTGAATGCGCGGCGCCGGAAGTTGACGAGACGCCGCAGCCGGGCGAATCACCGCGTCACCTGGTCACCCGTCTTGCGAAGGAGAAAGCGCAATCACTTGCCGCACGCTACCCTTCGCATTTGATTATAGGCTCCGATCAGGTTTGTGTGCTGGACGGTGTTATCACCGGAAAGCCGCACACTGAAGCGAATGCCTGCCAGCAGCTTATGCAAGCGCGGGGCAATATCGTCACCTTTTATACGGGTCTGGCACTCTACAACTCCGCCTCGGGTCACCTGCAAACCGAATGCGAACCTTTCGACGTCCATTTTCGCCATCTTAGCGAGCAGGAAATCGCCGACTATGTGCGTCGGGAGCGACCGCTCAATTGCGCCGGAAGCTTCAAAAGTGAAGGTCTGGGGATTGCCCTGTTCGACAAGCTGGACGGACGTGACCCGAACACGCTGGTCGGGTTGCCGCTGATAGCATTGTGCCAGATGCTCAGACGCGAGGAGTGTAATCCGCTGAAGATGTGA
- the yceD gene encoding 23S rRNA accumulation protein YceD → MQKVKLPLTLDPVRTAQKRLDYEGIYTSDQAERVAESVVSVDSDVECSMSFAIDNQRLAVLTGDAKVTVTLECQRCGKPFVQHVHTTYCFSPVRSDEQAEALPEAYEPIEVNEFGEIDLLALVEDEIILSLPVVPVHESEHCEVSEADMVFGELPDEAQKPNPFAVLASLKRK, encoded by the coding sequence ATGCAAAAGGTAAAATTACCCCTGACTCTTGATCCGGTTCGCACGGCTCAAAAACGCCTCGATTACGAAGGTATTTATACTTCCGATCAGGCTGAGCGTGTCGCCGAATCCGTAGTCAGTGTGGACAGTGATGTAGAATGCTCCATGTCGTTCGCTATCGATAACCAGCGTCTCGCCGTTTTAACCGGCGATGCAAAGGTGACGGTAACCCTCGAATGTCAGCGTTGCGGGAAACCGTTTGTACAGCATGTTCACACAACGTATTGTTTCAGTCCGGTCCGTTCTGACGAACAGGCTGAAGCACTCCCGGAAGCGTATGAACCGATTGAAGTTAATGAATTCGGTGAAATCGATCTTCTGGCTCTGGTTGAAGATGAAATCATCCTCTCCTTGCCAGTCGTTCCGGTGCATGAATCTGAACACTGTGAAGTGTCCGAGGCGGACATGGTCTTTGGGGAACTGCCTGATGAAGCGCAAAAACCAAACCCATTTGCCGTATTAGCCAGCTTAAAGCGTAAGTAA
- the rpmF gene encoding 50S ribosomal protein L32 codes for MAVQQNKPTRSKRGMRRSHDALTAVTSLSVDKTSGEKHLRHHITADGFYRGRKVITK; via the coding sequence ATGGCCGTACAACAGAATAAACCAACCCGTTCCAAACGTGGCATGCGTCGTTCCCATGACGCGCTGACTGCAGTTACCAGCCTGTCTGTAGACAAGACTTCTGGTGAGAAACACCTGCGTCACCACATCACCGCTGACGGTTTCTACCGCGGCCGCAAGGTTATCACTAAGTAA
- the plsX gene encoding phosphate acyltransferase PlsX has product MTRLTLALDVMGGDFGPSVTVPAALQALNSNSQLTLLLVGNPDTITPLLAKADFEQRSRLQIIPAQSVIASDARPSQAIRNSRGSSMRMALELVKEGRAEACVSAGNTGALMGLSKLLLKPIEGIERPALVTVLPHQQKGKTVVLDLGANVDCDSTMLAQFAVMGSVLAEEVVGINNPRVALLNIGEEETKGLDSIREAAELLKQVPSINYIGYLEANELLTGKTDVLVCDGFTGNVTLKTMEGVVRMFLSLLKSQGEGKKSAWWLILLKRWLQKSLTRRFSHLNPDQYNGACLLGLRGIVIKSHGAANQRAFTVAIEQAVQAVQRQVPQRIAARLESVLAKSD; this is encoded by the coding sequence TTGACACGTCTAACCCTGGCGTTAGATGTCATGGGAGGGGATTTTGGCCCTTCCGTGACAGTGCCTGCAGCTTTGCAGGCACTGAATTCTAATTCGCAACTTACACTTCTTTTAGTCGGCAATCCCGACACAATCACGCCATTACTTGCAAAAGCTGACTTCGAACAACGTTCGCGTCTGCAGATTATTCCTGCGCAGTCAGTTATTGCCAGTGATGCACGTCCATCGCAGGCGATTCGCAATAGCCGGGGCAGTTCTATGCGAATGGCGCTGGAGCTGGTGAAGGAAGGACGCGCGGAGGCTTGCGTCAGTGCGGGAAATACCGGCGCGCTGATGGGGCTATCGAAATTGTTGCTCAAACCTATTGAAGGTATTGAGCGTCCGGCGCTGGTGACGGTATTACCGCATCAGCAGAAGGGCAAGACCGTGGTGCTCGATTTGGGTGCTAACGTCGATTGTGATAGTACAATGCTGGCTCAGTTTGCCGTGATGGGGTCGGTGCTGGCAGAAGAAGTGGTCGGGATAAACAATCCCCGTGTTGCGTTATTGAACATCGGTGAAGAAGAGACCAAAGGCCTGGACAGTATTCGCGAAGCTGCCGAATTGCTCAAACAGGTTCCCTCCATCAACTATATTGGTTATCTCGAAGCCAATGAGTTGCTGACGGGGAAAACGGATGTTCTGGTGTGTGATGGCTTCACCGGGAACGTAACGTTGAAGACCATGGAAGGGGTCGTGCGAATGTTTCTCTCACTGCTTAAATCGCAGGGAGAAGGAAAAAAAAGCGCCTGGTGGTTGATTTTATTAAAGCGTTGGTTACAAAAAAGCCTGACGCGGCGATTCAGTCACCTCAACCCCGACCAGTATAATGGCGCCTGTCTGTTAGGATTGCGCGGCATTGTGATTAAGAGTCATGGTGCCGCCAATCAGCGAGCATTTACTGTCGCCATTGAACAGGCAGTGCAGGCGGTGCAGCGACAAGTCCCTCAGCGGATTGCCGCTCGCCTGGAATCTGTATTAGCTAAAAGTGACTGA
- a CDS encoding beta-ketoacyl-ACP synthase III: MYTKILGTGSYLPKHVRTNADLEKMVDTSDEWIVTRTGIRERRIAAPDETVSTMGYEAAQRAIEMAGIDKDQIGLIVVATTSATHAFPSAACQVQNMLGIKGCPAFDVAAACAGFTYALSVADQYVKSGAVKYALVIGADVLARTCDPTDRGTIIIFGDGAGAVLLGQSEEPGIISTHLHADGSYGELLTLPNADRVNPDNAIYLTMAGNEVFKVAVTELAHIVDETLEANNLDRSALDWLVPHQANLRIISATAKKLGMSMDNVVVTLDRHGNTSAASVPCAFDEAVRDGRIKRGQLVLLEAFGGGFTWGSALVRF, encoded by the coding sequence ATGTATACGAAGATTTTAGGTACCGGCAGCTACCTGCCAAAACACGTGCGTACCAACGCCGATCTTGAAAAAATGGTAGATACGTCTGATGAGTGGATTGTCACGCGCACAGGTATCCGTGAACGTCGTATTGCCGCGCCAGACGAAACCGTTTCGACCATGGGTTACGAAGCCGCGCAGCGTGCTATCGAAATGGCGGGCATTGATAAAGATCAGATTGGCTTGATCGTGGTTGCCACGACCTCTGCCACGCATGCCTTCCCAAGCGCAGCGTGCCAGGTGCAAAACATGCTCGGCATTAAAGGCTGCCCGGCATTTGACGTTGCCGCAGCGTGCGCAGGGTTCACCTATGCGCTGAGCGTTGCCGATCAGTATGTTAAATCCGGTGCCGTGAAATATGCGCTGGTCATCGGTGCTGACGTGCTGGCACGTACCTGCGATCCAACCGATCGTGGGACGATCATTATTTTTGGTGATGGTGCGGGCGCGGTACTGCTCGGTCAGTCCGAAGAGCCGGGAATCATCTCTACGCATCTGCATGCCGATGGCAGCTATGGCGAATTATTGACCCTGCCTAACGCCGATCGCGTTAATCCGGATAACGCTATTTACCTGACGATGGCCGGTAATGAGGTGTTCAAGGTGGCGGTGACTGAGCTTGCGCACATTGTCGATGAAACGCTGGAAGCGAATAACCTTGACCGCTCCGCACTCGACTGGCTGGTGCCGCATCAGGCGAACCTGCGCATCATCAGCGCGACCGCTAAAAAGCTGGGCATGTCGATGGATAACGTTGTGGTGACGCTGGATCGTCACGGCAATACCTCTGCGGCGTCAGTACCGTGCGCATTTGATGAAGCTGTACGTGACGGACGAATCAAACGGGGCCAGTTGGTCTTGCTTGAAGCCTTTGGTGGCGGGTTCACCTGGGGTTCCGCGCTGGTTCGTTTCTAG
- the fabD gene encoding ACP S-malonyltransferase: MTQFAFVFPGQGSQAVGMLSEMAAKYPVIEETFREASAALGYDLWALTQQGPAEELNKTWQTQPALLTASVALWRVWQQQGGKAPALLAGHSLGEYSALVCAGVIAFADAVRLVELRGKFMQEAVPEGTGGMSAIIGLDDAAIAKACEESAEGQVVSPVNFNSPGQVVIAGHKDAVERAGAACKAAGAKRALPLPVSVPSHCALMKPAADKLAVELEKITFNTPTISVVNNVDVKCETSPDAIRDALVRQLYSPVQWTKTVEFMASQGVEHLYEVGPGKVLTGLTKRIVDTLTASAINEPDAMSAALSQ, encoded by the coding sequence ATGACGCAATTTGCTTTTGTGTTCCCGGGCCAGGGTTCTCAGGCCGTTGGGATGTTGTCTGAAATGGCAGCAAAGTATCCGGTTATCGAAGAGACTTTCCGTGAAGCTTCCGCTGCGCTGGGTTATGATTTGTGGGCGCTGACCCAACAGGGACCGGCCGAAGAGCTGAACAAAACCTGGCAGACTCAGCCAGCGCTGTTGACGGCGTCCGTTGCGCTGTGGCGTGTCTGGCAGCAGCAGGGCGGTAAAGCGCCAGCGCTGCTCGCGGGCCATAGCCTGGGTGAATACTCTGCGCTGGTGTGTGCCGGTGTTATCGCGTTTGCTGACGCGGTGCGTCTGGTTGAACTGCGCGGTAAGTTCATGCAGGAAGCAGTACCTGAAGGCACCGGTGGCATGTCTGCTATCATCGGCCTCGATGACGCTGCGATTGCAAAAGCGTGTGAAGAATCCGCTGAAGGTCAGGTGGTGTCTCCCGTTAACTTCAACTCGCCAGGCCAGGTGGTTATCGCCGGTCATAAAGACGCGGTTGAACGTGCTGGTGCAGCCTGTAAAGCTGCAGGTGCGAAACGCGCTCTGCCGCTGCCCGTCAGCGTACCGTCCCACTGCGCACTGATGAAACCTGCTGCCGATAAACTGGCCGTTGAGCTTGAAAAAATTACTTTTAACACACCGACAATCTCCGTTGTGAACAACGTCGATGTGAAATGCGAAACCTCGCCGGACGCTATCCGTGATGCGCTGGTTCGCCAGCTCTACAGCCCGGTACAGTGGACCAAAACCGTTGAGTTTATGGCCTCTCAGGGCGTTGAGCATCTGTATGAAGTCGGCCCAGGTAAAGTCCTCACCGGTCTGACAAAACGTATTGTTGACACCCTGACTGCTTCGGCAATTAACGAGCCGGACGCGATGTCAGCGGCACTCTCGCAATAA
- the fabG gene encoding 3-oxoacyl-ACP reductase FabG codes for MSFEGKIALVTGASRGIGRAIAETLVARGAKVIGTATSENGAKAISEYLGANGKGLVLNVTEPASIESVLENIRAEFGEVDILVNNAGITRDNLLMRMKDDEWNDIIETNLSSVFRLSKAVMRAMMKKRHGRIITVGSVVGTMGNAGQANYAAAKAGLIGFSKSLAREVASRGITVNVVAPGFIETDMTRALTDEQRAGTLAAVPAGRLGDPKEIASAVAFLASDEAGYITGETLHVNGGMYMV; via the coding sequence ATGAGTTTTGAAGGAAAAATTGCCCTGGTCACTGGCGCAAGCCGCGGTATCGGGCGTGCAATTGCTGAAACACTGGTTGCGCGCGGCGCGAAAGTGATTGGTACAGCAACCAGCGAGAATGGCGCTAAGGCCATCAGCGAGTATCTGGGTGCGAACGGTAAAGGTCTGGTTCTGAATGTGACCGAACCTGCATCTATCGAATCTGTTCTGGAAAATATTCGCGCAGAATTTGGCGAAGTGGATATTCTGGTAAATAATGCCGGGATCACTCGTGATAACCTGTTAATGCGAATGAAAGACGACGAGTGGAACGATATCATCGAAACCAACCTGTCATCTGTATTCCGTCTGTCAAAAGCGGTAATGCGCGCTATGATGAAAAAGCGTCATGGTCGTATTATCACTGTCGGTTCTGTGGTTGGTACCATGGGAAATGCTGGTCAGGCTAACTACGCTGCGGCGAAAGCAGGTCTGATCGGTTTCAGTAAGTCGCTGGCACGTGAAGTTGCGTCCCGCGGTATTACTGTAAACGTTGTTGCTCCGGGCTTTATTGAAACGGACATGACGCGTGCGCTAACTGATGAGCAGCGTGCGGGTACGCTGGCAGCTGTTCCAGCGGGCCGCTTAGGCGACCCTAAAGAAATTGCCAGCGCGGTTGCATTTTTAGCCTCTGACGAAGCGGGTTACATCACTGGTGAGACCCTCCACGTCAACGGCGGGATGTACATGGTTTAA
- the acpP gene encoding acyl carrier protein — translation MSTIEERVKKIIGEQLGVKQEEVVNSASFVEDLGADSLDTVELVMALEEEFDTEIPDEEAEKITTVQAAIDYINGHQA, via the coding sequence ATGAGCACTATCGAAGAACGCGTTAAGAAAATTATCGGCGAACAGCTGGGCGTTAAGCAGGAAGAAGTTGTGAACTCCGCTTCCTTCGTTGAAGACCTGGGCGCAGATTCTCTTGACACCGTTGAGCTGGTAATGGCTCTGGAAGAAGAGTTTGATACTGAGATTCCGGACGAAGAAGCTGAGAAGATCACCACCGTTCAGGCTGCCATTGATTACATCAACGGTCACCAGGCGTAA
- the fabF gene encoding beta-ketoacyl-ACP synthase II: MSKRRVVVTGLGMLSPVGNTVESTWKALLAGQSGISLIDHFDTSAYATKFAGLVKDFNCEEIISRKEQRKMDAFIQYGIVAGVQAMQDSGLEITEENATRIGAAIGSGIGGLGLIEENHTSLMNGGPRKISPFFVPSTIVNMVAGHLTIMFGLRGPSISIATACTSGVHNIGQAARMIAYGDADAMVAGGAEKASTPLGVGGFGAARALSTRNDNPQAASRPWDKDRDGFVLGDGAGMIVLEEYEHAKKRGAKIYAEVVGFGMSSDAYHMTSPPENGAGAAQAMANAIRDAGLTPEHIGYVNAHGTSTPAGDKAEAQAVKSIFGEYASRVLVSSTKSMTGHLLGAAGAVESIYSILALRDQAVPPTINLDNPDEGCDLDFVPHEARQVSGMEYTLCNSFGFGGTNGSLIFKKI; the protein is encoded by the coding sequence GTGTCTAAGCGTCGTGTAGTTGTGACCGGACTTGGCATGTTGTCTCCTGTCGGCAATACCGTAGAGTCCACCTGGAAAGCTCTCCTTGCCGGTCAGAGCGGCATCAGCCTAATCGACCATTTCGATACTAGCGCCTATGCAACGAAATTTGCTGGCTTAGTAAAGGATTTTAACTGTGAAGAGATCATCTCGCGCAAAGAACAGCGCAAGATGGATGCCTTCATTCAATATGGCATTGTCGCTGGCGTTCAGGCCATGCAGGATTCTGGCCTTGAAATTACGGAAGAGAACGCAACCCGTATCGGTGCCGCTATCGGTTCCGGGATTGGCGGTCTGGGTCTGATCGAGGAAAACCATACATCTCTGATGAATGGCGGCCCGCGTAAAATCAGCCCGTTCTTCGTTCCGTCCACGATTGTTAATATGGTGGCAGGTCATCTGACCATCATGTTCGGCCTGCGTGGGCCAAGCATTTCTATCGCTACCGCATGTACCTCTGGCGTGCATAACATCGGCCAGGCCGCGCGCATGATTGCGTACGGCGATGCAGATGCTATGGTTGCGGGCGGTGCGGAAAAAGCCAGTACTCCGCTGGGAGTGGGTGGCTTTGGTGCAGCGCGTGCGCTGTCTACCCGCAACGATAACCCGCAGGCAGCAAGCCGTCCGTGGGACAAAGACCGTGACGGTTTCGTGCTGGGTGACGGTGCGGGTATGATCGTACTTGAAGAGTACGAACATGCTAAAAAACGTGGCGCGAAGATTTATGCTGAAGTTGTCGGCTTCGGGATGAGCAGCGATGCATACCACATGACGTCACCACCAGAAAATGGTGCGGGCGCCGCGCAGGCAATGGCCAACGCGATTCGCGACGCGGGTCTTACCCCGGAGCACATTGGTTACGTTAACGCGCACGGTACTTCTACGCCTGCAGGCGATAAAGCAGAAGCTCAGGCTGTTAAGTCTATCTTCGGCGAATACGCCAGCCGCGTGCTGGTGAGCTCCACGAAATCCATGACCGGTCACCTGTTGGGTGCGGCGGGTGCAGTAGAGTCTATCTACTCTATCCTTGCGCTGCGCGATCAGGCTGTTCCGCCAACCATCAACCTGGATAATCCGGATGAAGGTTGTGACCTGGACTTCGTTCCTCACGAAGCGCGTCAGGTAAGTGGTATGGAGTACACCCTGTGTAACTCCTTCGGCTTTGGTGGTACTAACGGTTCACTGATCTTCAAAAAGATCTGA
- the pabC gene encoding aminodeoxychorismate lyase codes for MFLINGLEQNTLPAGDRATQFGDGCFTTARILDGNVCLLEAHLRRLQQGCEALMIPFTHWDTLRQEMCQLAAGKQSGVLKVIISRGSGGRGYSGTACQHPTRILSVSACPAHYLRWREEGVTLTLSPVRLGRNPMLAGIKHLNRLEQVLIRTHLEQTDADEALVLDSEGFITECCAANLLWRQGSDVYTPSLEQAGVNGIMLQFCLQQLAHSGFRVVEVSAREEALHQAEEIIICNALMPVVPVRAYGQYSLSSRELFQFLAPICEQTR; via the coding sequence ATGTTTTTAATCAATGGCCTTGAGCAAAACACGCTGCCTGCTGGTGACAGGGCAACTCAGTTTGGTGATGGCTGCTTTACGACAGCGCGCATTCTCGACGGCAATGTCTGCCTGCTCGAGGCGCACCTTCGTCGTCTTCAGCAGGGTTGTGAAGCCTTGATGATCCCCTTCACGCACTGGGACACATTGCGTCAGGAGATGTGCCAGCTGGCGGCCGGGAAGCAAAGCGGTGTTTTGAAGGTGATCATCAGCCGCGGCAGCGGTGGCCGGGGATACAGCGGTACAGCTTGCCAGCACCCAACGCGGATCCTTTCGGTGTCTGCCTGTCCTGCTCATTATCTGCGCTGGCGTGAAGAGGGCGTTACGCTAACGCTCAGCCCGGTACGTCTGGGGCGAAACCCTATGCTTGCCGGTATAAAACACCTCAACCGCCTTGAACAGGTACTGATTCGCACTCATCTTGAACAGACGGACGCTGATGAGGCGCTGGTTCTTGACAGCGAAGGGTTTATTACGGAATGCTGTGCGGCTAATTTACTCTGGCGGCAGGGGAGCGATGTTTATACGCCGTCGCTCGAGCAGGCCGGCGTCAACGGGATTATGCTTCAGTTTTGTTTGCAGCAGCTGGCACACTCTGGCTTTCGCGTTGTCGAAGTGAGCGCGAGAGAAGAGGCGCTGCACCAGGCTGAAGAAATTATCATCTGTAATGCGCTGATGCCGGTTGTACCCGTCCGCGCGTATGGTCAATACAGCTTGTCCTCGCGCGAGCTGTTTCAGTTTTTAGCCCCGATATGTGAGCAAACCCGATAG
- the yceG gene encoding cell division protein YceG, whose translation MKKMLRFVLLLIVALGVAGGAGVWKVRQLANSKILIKDETIFTLKAGTGRLALGEQLYGDKIINRPRVFQWLLRIEPELSHFKAGTYRFTPGMTVKEMLQLLESGKEAQFPLRFVEGMRLSDYLEQLRDAPYIKHTLKDDRYQTVAEVLKFEHPEWVEGWFWPDTWMYTAGTTDVAILKRAHKKMVAAVDSAWEGRMDGLPYRDQNQFVTMASIIEKETAVAAERDQVASVFINRLRIGMRLQTDPTVIYGMGESYTGKISRKDLETPTAYNTYVISGLPPGPIATPSEASLRAAAHPAKTPYLYFVADGKGGHTFNTNLASHNRSVQDYLKALKEKNAQ comes from the coding sequence ATGAAGAAAATGTTGCGCTTTGTCCTCCTCCTTATCGTTGCGCTGGGTGTTGCCGGCGGAGCGGGAGTGTGGAAAGTTCGTCAGCTGGCGAACAGTAAGATCCTGATTAAAGACGAGACGATTTTTACCCTGAAAGCGGGGACGGGCCGCCTGGCGCTTGGCGAACAGCTTTATGGCGACAAGATCATTAACCGTCCGCGCGTGTTTCAGTGGCTGTTACGTATCGAGCCTGAACTGTCTCATTTCAAAGCCGGTACCTATCGCTTTACGCCGGGGATGACCGTCAAAGAGATGCTTCAGCTGCTGGAAAGCGGTAAAGAAGCGCAGTTCCCGCTGCGTTTTGTTGAGGGGATGCGCCTGAGCGATTATCTCGAGCAGCTGCGCGATGCTCCGTACATTAAGCATACCCTGAAAGATGACCGCTATCAGACGGTGGCCGAGGTACTGAAATTTGAACACCCTGAGTGGGTGGAAGGCTGGTTCTGGCCAGACACCTGGATGTACACCGCAGGCACGACCGATGTGGCTATCCTCAAGCGGGCGCATAAAAAGATGGTTGCAGCCGTCGATTCCGCCTGGGAAGGGCGCATGGACGGTCTGCCATACAGAGATCAAAACCAGTTTGTCACGATGGCCTCAATTATTGAGAAAGAGACGGCCGTCGCCGCCGAACGCGATCAGGTGGCATCGGTCTTCATTAACCGCCTGCGTATCGGCATGCGTCTGCAAACGGACCCCACCGTCATCTACGGAATGGGCGAGAGTTATACCGGTAAGATTTCAAGAAAAGATCTGGAGACGCCAACGGCGTATAATACCTACGTGATTAGCGGTCTGCCGCCGGGCCCGATTGCCACGCCGAGCGAGGCTTCCCTACGTGCGGCTGCGCATCCTGCTAAAACACCGTATCTCTATTTTGTGGCTGATGGAAAAGGGGGGCATACCTTTAACACCAACCTTGCCAGCCATAATCGCTCCGTTCAGGACTATCTGAAGGCACTTAAGGAAAAAAATGCGCAGTAA